In Candidatus Hydrogenedentota bacterium, the DNA window ACGATCTCTTCGATGTACTGCTCGACAAAGAGATTCGCGCGCGAAATGAGCTTCTTCGGCACGTACACCACGTCGAACCCGCGCAGCATGATGTCATTCTCCGTGCTGCCTTTCAGGACGTTCGCGATGTTGGTCTTGAACACGTACGGCTTGCCCTGCGGGTTGCGGCGAATTATCAATACGCTGTTCAGGCGCGAAGCGTTCGTCGGTCCGCCCGCCATGAGAATGGCCTGAAACGCCGACGGCGCGCCTTCGAGCGGGTACACACCGTTGTTCGCCACTTCGCCGCCCACGAAGATGCGCGCGCCTGTCGCCGCGACAACGTCAGCGGAAATGTCCATCTGGTTGTACGTGAGCGATTCGCACATCTCGTTGATCGTCTTGCGCAATTCCTCGGCGCTGTAGCCCGCCGCCTGAATCTCGCCAATCTTCGGCACCGATACGCGCCCATCGGGCCGCACCGTCACCACGCCGTTCATCGCCAGCAGCGAATTGTTGATGGCTGGAAACACGATCAGGTTCACGTCCGGCTTGTTTTGGAGGACCTTCTCCGCTTCCGCCTTGATCGCGTCGCCCGCCTCCTGCACGGTCAGCCCCGCGATCGTCACGTCCGTATTAATCGACGGAATACGAATCTTGCCGTCCGGCCGCACCACGATGTCGCGGCTCATGTTCTCGAGCCGGTCGGGGTTCGCGAAGTCAACGTTCACCGTGATGCGCGGTTCGCCCTCGATGATGCCCGTCTTCGCGTACAGGTCGGTCAGCTTCTTGCGCAACTGGAGCGGCGTCAGCCCCGCCGCTTTCACGTCGCCAACTTCCGGCATCGTGATGTAGCCGTCAGGCCTCACGGTGCGGTTCGAGTTCAGCGGCCAATTGCTGAGGAAGCTGATACCGATCAGATCGCCCACGTCGATCTTGTAGCCCTCGGTATCGCCCATCGGCGCGGTGAGCCGCACTTCCATGTTGTCGCCCACCTCGATGCGGTAGTTCCAGGGCACGTCGCCCTCGCGGAACTCGCGCAAGCGGAATTGCAGGCTCACCTTGTC includes these proteins:
- a CDS encoding polysaccharide biosynthesis/export family protein: MNAEGTGRVNWAAFAPALLAMVMLAGCAATQHTVVLDPKGEPEDITQAEIDEMSGLDNAYLLQVGDKVSLQFRLREFREGDVPWNYRIEVGDNMEVRLTAPMGDTEGYKIDVGDLIGISFLSNWPLNSNRTVRPDGYITMPEVGDVKAAGLTPLQLRKKLTDLYAKTGIIEGEPRITVNVDFANPDRLENMSRDIVVRPDGKIRIPSINTDVTIAGLTVQEAGDAIKAEAEKVLQNKPDVNLIVFPAINNSLLAMNGVVTVRPDGRVSVPKIGEIQAAGYSAEELRKTINEMCESLTYNQMDISADVVAATGARIFVGGEVANNGVYPLEGAPSAFQAILMAGGPTNASRLNSVLIIRRNPQGKPYVFKTNIANVLKGSTENDIMLRGFDVVYVPKKLISRANLFVEQYIEEIVPFENTLGVTGSYYMNTQKIESKSKNNNFSSGVTVIPGSRGITLPGTVLNP